ATGTTGGGGAGCAGAAAGAACCAGCTCTCCTACAGCCACCCTTGTGCTTCTGCACCTGTCTCACAGctaaaggaaaacagaacatGGAGATGAATGGCAGGatagaaacacagaaaggaACAAGTAACAGAAACGAGGCACCTCTGCTATTCAAGTTTTACATTAAATTGGTGACCAGTAACTGTCCCTTAGCAACACCAGCTGAGAGTGTGTGGTCAGGCTCTAGGCAGGAGGCTGGGATCCCTGCACATCAGCTCCTGTGTTCAGCtgcttgctctgctgctgaaacTCCAGCCGGGTCTGGCGGTTGGACTCCAGCAGTTCCTTCAAGCAGATGTGTAGGTGATCATTCTTCTCCTCCAGGTGATCCAAGCAGGAGTTGATCTGGTCCAGCATGGAGTTTATTGCTGCATATTCTAAAAGCAAGGGAAATGAGACTGAACAATGTAAGTACAAAGTCACTGCAGTCAGAGCAGGCAGTGGGAGCTCTGGCAAAACATGCCCACAGCATTCTGGCTGTGTCGTATTTGCCCCTTGGTGGGTGAACTAAAATGGAACTGAATCCTGCATGTGCTCTGTTCCCTGATCAAATTAGGCCAATGGGAAGCTGGAACACTGGTAACAAGATCTAAGGCAAGGTACCTGGGCAGTCCAAACCCACTGTGGGCACATCTGACAGCCTCAGATCTCACACACAGCCAGCTCGGTGCTGACTGCAACAGTACCAGATAAGTCCCAAAGACAAAGCAGCCTTTTCAGCTGCCTTTGGAATCACCTTTCCTGGTAGTACAGGCACTTTGTCAGCATGTTGTagggtttgttttctgtgaaCTGGGTAAGGCTTCCAAGCTGGGATGTGCTTCACTCGGGCATGGCTGGAGTCAGGCTGCCACAACAGTGCAGCCATcatggctgtggcaggagcaggggatgagCCCAAAAGTGCTGGTAGTGGCACCATTATTTCCACAGGAAGGTAAGTGTTGGGCACTGAGTTCAGCCACAGGATTTTCATGCTCTATTAAGCCTTTGGGTCCTTCAGATTAAACCCAGACTCACTGCAGACAATCCTGGCAGTTGGTTCTCTAGGTACAGCTTCtaattcacagcattgtttcaAGTGCAGCAGTTTGCCTCAGTACAATGGCATTTCACAGTGGTGTGTGTTAGCACTGTTACCCAGCTGAAGAATGCTGTGCTTCTGCAACACTTGCTTTTGGATTGCTCCAAGCAATATTCACACAACCCtgaagaataataaaaactcaaaCTGAAAAAACAGACAAGATAAACTGCAGGGGTTATTCAGGACCCCTGGGGGGCTGAAGGGGACCCCAGATGGAGCCAGTGCCATGTTCCTTTCTGAAGGCACACAGCTGGGTGAGTGCAGGGAGGCAGAGGTGGAGCTGTGACCTGGTGTTTGTGAGGatcaggggctgcaggacagggaaggattccttgtGGTGGGACAAACCCAACCtcatgggctggggctggctcctCTCCAGCCAGCTCCTCTGAGCCCAGTGTGATACAGTACCTGGAACGCTGGGCTGAGCTGAAGGACGTGGGGAGAGTAGGGAGGATGAGGATGTGCTGTAGGCACCCAGGGAGGGTCAGGCTGTGGTGAAATCCCCCAGaccagctctgcccctctcaGTTGCCCCAGCACACCAGGTCCAGGCACTGCCATTTCCAGCAGCTTTAAAAGAAGTGTGAATATTTAAACATTGAAGTAATTTGCATTATTAATAGCTAAAAAGTTtcattataaaaaataattatcctCCTTTTCTTATAACCTTATAACTTTGGAGCTGTTCAGAGTGTTGCAGTCTTTAATTCTTTGGAGAATTGTGTAATGTTGCATTTGAGCTCATTAATAAAAGTTTGGCCTTGTAGGTATACATAGAGGTGGCACTACAGGCAATAGCACTGATGATGTTGCATATAAAAATCAATCCCACAAACACATGCTTTCCAAAAAGATGGCAGATACCAATATTTTTCAAACTATCAGCATTTTTCAAGTTATGTGAGTTACAGCTTTTCAATTTGGTGCACCATATTCCGGTGAAATGGGGAGCAGATCCCAAGCAGACGTGGTAACTACTTCTGGCAAGGGACATTCATCAGCTTGGCAAGAAGTCTGTAATCACAACAGAAGCTAATTTTCTCCATGCCTAAAACTCAAATGAAGGTTATACAATTTCTTCAGcttcaggaaatgaaaaaaaaaaaacccatttaaaaataagttgtAAAAACCTTTGATTGTTTTCCATTAGTTGCAAGCTTGGTGGACTTTTGTGGAAATATAACCACATCCCTATTGGAAACACTGAGCAGGAGCATGGCAATTGCATTAACTCCTCTACATTCTTAACAAGAATAGTTGACAAAAATCAGGTTTCCTACTTGAGGTGAAGGAAGAGATCCACAGCCTCAGCCCCACTAGACCAGGAAATAGCAGTAGCCCTTTATGACCAGCACACAAAGCCCAGTAATTACAAGATGAACAACCCAATTAGTTGGGATGTAGATCCAATTTAGTGACTTTTTCCACCACATCCAATGTGTCTCTTAGCTCTTCAAAAAATACGAAATACAAATCACTGTGATGGTGCAAAGCAGTGAACACACTTGGGGTGTTTCAGGGCAGAAATgattgtcctgtcactgcagctaGATCCCAAACACAACTCCTAAAATCACCTGTGTGGGTCACATCGGGGAACAATGTTTTGGGAAACAGCAGAACCCAGCTCCACCATTTTCAACAGAAGAGCAGCAAAGTGCTTACTCTGAAAGAATTCCAGTTTTGAGTGACCTCTACGTCCACATTACTGCTCCGCTGTCACTTTCTCCGTGGGCTGGTTCAAACCAGACAGGGCAGTATCAGAACCGGCATacccaggcactgcagaaatGCCCCAAAGTGGAATTTGCCAAGCTGCattaaattccctttttccatgCATGACTACTTCTCCAGATCTGCCCACATGATCTCCCTGTGGTTTCGAAACCTGAACATCCTCTTTCTTGACATCCGCACCCCGGACACCAGCAAaggcacaaaataattttttcacagaaaaaaatccatcccaGGGCTCGGTGCCCCATGGCTGAGTGGAAATCaaaccctgcagcccctcagccctgctgccctaTAGGGGGTGCATCGCTGGCACTGGGCACCGCTCCCGGCAGAACATCTGGGCACACCTGCGCTTTGCCACCCGCAGCCCAGGAGACCGGGCCAGGCCATCCTGCGCCACAGGTTCCCCTCCGAGATGGCGGCCCCGCTCTCCCCCACGCACCTTCCTCCtcaaaggtgtccccgccctcGTCGCCCTCGTCGCCAGTGCCGCCGCCCAACACGTGCGGGTCTCCGTTGGGCCCCGACAtcccgccgcgcccgcccgcgCCTCAGCGCCGCCCGCACGGCGCGCCCGTGCACGCGCGGGGCCTCCAGCCAATGGGAGGGCAGGGCGCCTTGCGCGTCACGCAGGCCGGCGCTGCGGTGAACTCTGTGGTTAGCGCGGAGGGCGCGGGGCGCAGGCGCGCGGGCGGGCGCGGCGAGCAgcgctgggcaggggcagccccgggggtCAGGGCCACGTTCCCCGTTCCTCGGGGATTTTTCCCAAACGCGTACCCAGCGCTGGGCCGTGTCCTTGCCCTCCCCAAGTGTCCTCAGGTCCTCCCGGACTTCCCCGCTTAGGAGCCGCCATCAGCACTAAGCGCTTCTTTCCCAACACAAGTGATGTTCCGTATGGATAAATCTGCATTCTGTCCGTGCGGGCCATCCCGTCCCGGCTAGGGCTTTGCTGCTGAACTCCCAACTGCAGCCCTGTCACCAGCTCTGCTTCATCCACTATGCGGCTTGAACCAGCCTCAGGTCACCTTCTCATTCCTCTTCCGTAAACCAACAAGCACGATTCACTTTGCCCTTCCCTGTCTTTGGCCGGGTATCAGCCGCACCTCAGTCACCTTGAGGAGATCTCATCACTGCGTGGTGTTTTCATCCCTGGGGGAGAAGACACTGGGAtgaaaataacccaaaattaGAGCATTGATTCAAGCAGTGCTCCTGAGATCAAGGATTCTGTTATTAACTGGGTATTTGGgacaaagacaaaagaaaatgtcatgTCCCCATTTAACATTGCAGCCACCTCTC
The DNA window shown above is from Molothrus aeneus isolate 106 chromosome 19, BPBGC_Maene_1.0, whole genome shotgun sequence and carries:
- the BBLN gene encoding bublin coiled-coil protein, which encodes MSGPNGDPHVLGGGTGDEGDEGGDTFEEEEYAAINSMLDQINSCLDHLEEKNDHLHICLKELLESNRQTRLEFQQQSKQLNTGADVQGSQPPA